One window of Streptomyces sp. NBC_00273 genomic DNA carries:
- a CDS encoding DUF5326 family protein: MDGIREIFAGMPWWVKWVAVPLLAIFVFGGVITSILGALIGFVFKLLLFVGLVGGLIFVVKKFSGGGSKASSGKW, from the coding sequence ATGGACGGCATCCGAGAGATATTCGCAGGCATGCCCTGGTGGGTTAAGTGGGTCGCGGTTCCGCTGCTGGCCATCTTCGTCTTCGGTGGTGTGATCACCAGCATCCTGGGCGCGCTGATCGGGTTCGTCTTCAAGCTGCTCCTCTTCGTCGGCCTCGTCGGCGGACTGATCTTCGTCGTGAAGAAGTTCAGCGGCGGCGGCTCGAAGGCCTCCTCCGGCAAGTGGTAG
- a CDS encoding IclR family transcriptional regulator, whose translation MPTLIGSVQRALRLLEAAGSHSGGAPAKQLAREAGLPLPTAYHLLRTLTHEGYLRRVRGVFVLGEAAERLARGGLQQKRRGMILDSLAYFRDTVGAPVYFAVYREGEIEVVGVSDTPASPACEEWADFRETGHAHAIGQCLLGQLDEKTRKDYYDRHPVEAITPYTVRDLRSLENRIGALGRMQPVVERQEYALGTICAAIPLTAGDTVATMAISLPVHQEERLLYVVNRLRSEVGALLSTLSFSISI comes from the coding sequence GTGCCGACTCTGATCGGTTCGGTGCAGCGCGCGCTGAGGCTGCTCGAAGCGGCGGGTTCCCATAGCGGGGGAGCCCCGGCAAAACAGCTGGCCCGCGAGGCCGGGCTCCCGCTTCCCACCGCGTACCACCTGCTGCGCACACTGACGCACGAGGGCTATCTGCGCAGGGTGCGCGGCGTGTTCGTGCTGGGGGAGGCCGCGGAGCGGCTCGCCCGTGGGGGACTCCAGCAGAAACGTCGCGGCATGATCCTCGACTCGCTCGCGTACTTCCGCGACACGGTCGGGGCCCCGGTCTACTTCGCGGTCTACCGCGAGGGCGAGATCGAGGTCGTGGGCGTCTCGGACACTCCGGCCAGCCCGGCCTGCGAGGAGTGGGCCGACTTCCGTGAGACCGGCCATGCGCACGCCATCGGGCAGTGCCTGCTCGGGCAACTCGACGAGAAGACGCGCAAGGACTACTACGACCGTCATCCGGTCGAGGCCATCACCCCCTATACCGTCCGCGATCTCCGGTCCCTGGAAAACCGGATCGGGGCGCTGGGGCGAATGCAGCCGGTGGTCGAACGTCAGGAATATGCCCTCGGCACGATCTGTGCCGCCATCCCGCTTACGGCCGGCGATACGGTCGCGACGATGGCCATTTCTCTACCCGTCCACCAAGAAGAACGATTGCTCTATGTAGTCAATCGGCTACGGAGTGAAGTAGGCGCGCTGTTGAGCACCCTCTCGTTCTCTATCAGTATCTGA
- a CDS encoding SsgA family sporulation/cell division regulator yields MRESVQAEVMMSFLVSEELSFRIPVELRYDARDPYAVRLTFHLPGDAPVTWAFGRELLLDGINKPCGDGDVHIAPTHPEDLSDVHIRLQVGGDRALFRASAAPLVAFLDRTDRIVPLGQERNLGDFEENLDEALDKILTESQQNEQNAG; encoded by the coding sequence ATGCGCGAGTCGGTACAGGCAGAGGTCATGATGAGCTTCCTCGTTTCCGAGGAGCTCTCGTTCCGGATTCCGGTGGAACTCCGGTACGACGCACGCGACCCCTACGCGGTCCGCCTGACCTTCCACCTCCCCGGAGACGCGCCCGTGACCTGGGCGTTCGGCCGGGAGCTCCTCCTCGACGGCATCAACAAGCCGTGCGGTGACGGCGACGTGCACATCGCCCCCACCCACCCGGAGGACCTGTCCGACGTTCACATCCGCCTTCAGGTCGGCGGTGACCGGGCCCTGTTCCGCGCCAGCGCGGCGCCGCTCGTCGCGTTCCTCGACCGCACCGACCGGATCGTTCCGCTCGGACAGGAGCGCAATCTGGGCGACTTCGAGGAGAACCTCGACGAGGCCCTCGACAAGATCCTCACCGAATCGCAGCAGAACGAACAGAACGCCGGCTGA